The following coding sequences are from one Triticum dicoccoides isolate Atlit2015 ecotype Zavitan chromosome 4A, WEW_v2.0, whole genome shotgun sequence window:
- the LOC119289090 gene encoding dof zinc finger protein DOF3.1-like: MEAPLHQLAPMQQALLARPQNCKHDAAATMAATDMACLQQQQQLMQLQPAAANPNTPSGAAREQCPRCASHDTKFCYYNNYNTSQPRHFCRACRRYWTLGGSLRNVPIGGSTRKRLRPAPQQTMRRPPVHFGAPPPPPMPAQSHSQQAPQGGLLSSLFAFGAAPLFEGRVGFDLGLGLPGLSQVGLGGGAREFGLHSLGLRGGHAGTSAPMLWPTAFLDNGNVDTWKVSGGGAAAMWAPEFSPAPTVAQVGGNGMFHGGAQIMGQL; this comes from the coding sequence ATGGAAGCCCCTCTGCACCAGCTGGCCCCCATGCAGCAAGCACTGCTCGCCCGTCCTCAGAACTGCAAGCACGACGCCGCGGCGACCATGGCCGCGACGGACATGGCGtgcctccagcagcagcagcagctgatgCAGCTGCAGCCGGCGGCGGCGAACCCGAACACGCCCTCGGGCGCGGCACGGGAGCAGTGCCCGCGGTGCGCGTCTCACGACACCAAGTTCTGCTACTACAACAACTACAACACGTCGCAGCCGCGCCACTTCTGCCGCGCCTGCCGCCGCTACTGGACGCTCGGGGGCTCCCTCCGCAACGTCCCCATCGGGGGCTCCACCCGCAAGCGCCTGCGCCCGGCGCCGCAGCAGACGATGCGCCGCCCGCCCGTCCACTTCGgtgcgcctccgccgccgccgatgccGGCGCAGTCGCACTCCCAGCAGGCTCCGCAGGGCGGCCTTCTCAGCTCGCTGTTCGCGTTCGGCGCGGCGCCGCTGTTCGAGGGCCGCGTCGGGTTCGACCTCGGCCTCGGCCTGCCCGGGCTGAGCCAGgtggggctcggcggcggcgccaGGGAGTTCGGCCTGCACTCCCTCGGGCTCCGGGGCGGCCATGCAGGGACGTCGGCGCCGATGCTCTGGCCGACAGCGTTCTTGGACAACGGCAATGTGGACACGTGGAAGGtgtccggcggcggggcggctgcCATGTGGGCGCCGGAGTTCTCTCCCGCGCCGACGGTAGCACAGGTCGGCGGCAATGGCATGTTTCATGGCGGGGCCCAGATAATGGGACAACTGTGA